The following are encoded together in the Caretta caretta isolate rCarCar2 chromosome 17, rCarCar1.hap1, whole genome shotgun sequence genome:
- the CHCHD2 gene encoding coiled-coil-helix-coiled-coil-helix domain-containing protein 2: MPRGSRSRTSRMAAPASRAPQMRAAPPPPAARAPVPAPAPASAVTSAAAPRQPGLMAQMATTAAGVAVGSAVGHTLGHAMTGGFGGGSGSEAARPDITYQEPQAAQAAYQQQSQYPPCQYEMKQFLECAQNQSDLKLCEGFSEVLKQCRFANGLS, encoded by the exons ATGCCGAGGGGCAGCCGGAGCCGCACGTCCCGCATGGCGGCCCCGGCCAg TCGTGCACCGCAAATGAgagcagcacccccaccccctgcagctcgtGCTCCAGTACCAGCACCTGCCCCTGCATCTGCAGTGACTTCTGCTGCTGCACCAAGGCAGCCTGGTCTGATGGCACAGATGGCTACAACAGCTGCAGGAGTAGCAGTAGGCTCAGCTGTAGGACACACACTAGGTCATGCCATGACAGGAGGATTTGGTGGAGGAAGTGGCTCTGAAGCTGCAAGGCCTGACATTACTTACCAG GAGCCTCAAGCAGCCCAGGCTGCATATCAGCAGCAGTCCCAGTATCCGCCCTGCCAGTATGAAATGAAGCAGTTTTTGGAGTGTGCACAGAACCAGAGTGACCTCAAGCTGTGTGAGGGTTTCAGTGAGGTGTTGAAGCAATGCAGGTTTGCTAATG GTTTATCCTAA
- the NUPR2 gene encoding nuclear protein 2, which yields MREPGTQEEPEGPAAARPQKAAPPGAEEPEARYDPYEWYNVREWSGPRGPGSGGKGRSRRERELRTNRYLPAGHERKLAQKLRNSQAKRRRREQRGPRSTRAGRRSARAE from the exons ATGCGAGAGCCAGGGACCCAGGAGGAGCCCGAGGGCCCGGCCGCCGCCCGGCCGCAGAAGGCAGCGCCCCCTGGGGCGGAGGAGCCCGAGGCTCGCTACGACCCGTACGAGTGGTACAACGTGCGGGAGTGGAGCGGGCCGCGGGGCCCGGGCTCCGGCGGGAAAGGCCGCAGCCGCCGGGAGCGGGAGCTCCGCACCAACCGCTACCTCCCCGCCGGCCACGAGAGGAAGCTCGCCCAAAAGCTGCGCAACAGCCAGGCCAAGCGGCGCCGCCGGGAGCAGCGCGGGCCTCGCTCCACCCGGGCCGGGAGGCGCAGCGCCAGG GCTGAATAG